The Achromobacter pestifer genome includes a region encoding these proteins:
- a CDS encoding PhoX family protein, translating into MQDLNQANRRRLLKMLGGAPMLPLGGVSLAALLAGCNSSDDDDDSAPPVTPVTFKSASFTSMAAPSLSQPELMARTTVASALELTFSDGSKRSVELGYEPFFMTGDAVPDGKGGTVVAGGYYNLAGAPIVDNSVPARARQFFSNCPDGMSLLSLSEPTKVAGVAGNALYAVVQFEYQSMDQAGKDMYGLLPSQIAVLTLSQDPNTGKLSLVKYHTVDTSSVHGLWITCGASLSPWNTHLSSEEYEPDATTAKASSSFKTYSQNLYGDPAKANPYHYGHMPEVTVNPDGTGTIKKHYCMGRISHELVQVMPDQRTALMGDDATNGGLFMFVADRKADLSAGTLYVAKWNQTSGAGPGAGTLSWIKLGHATSADVQALADQLSAADIMDVRTADPLDAAFTKIRYSGKDNWVKLQPGRNVAAAFLETHRYAAMVGGTLAFSKMEGTTVNAKDKIAYSAMSRVDSSMTDGLSPGFKVEGPAAGAVYQLHMKEGQVDTDGKTIDSAWVPVDMAAVPELIGEVLAARDALGNTHAAGKISNPDNLKFSEKLRTLFVGEDSGGHVNNFLWAYNVDTKQLSRLLSCPVAAESTGLQAVDEINGWTYITSNFQHAADWGSVHSVVRPTLEPLVKANYKDGFGASVGYLTGVKIGA; encoded by the coding sequence ATGCAAGACCTGAACCAAGCCAATCGCCGCCGACTCCTGAAAATGCTGGGAGGCGCGCCGATGCTGCCGCTGGGCGGCGTCAGCCTGGCCGCGCTGCTGGCCGGCTGTAATTCCAGCGACGATGACGACGACAGCGCGCCGCCCGTCACGCCGGTCACTTTCAAGTCCGCCTCCTTCACGTCCATGGCCGCGCCCTCGCTGTCCCAGCCTGAGCTGATGGCGCGCACCACCGTGGCCTCGGCGCTGGAGCTGACGTTCAGCGACGGCTCCAAGCGCAGCGTCGAGCTGGGCTACGAGCCCTTCTTCATGACGGGCGACGCCGTGCCGGACGGCAAGGGCGGCACCGTGGTCGCCGGCGGCTACTACAACCTGGCCGGCGCGCCCATCGTCGACAATTCGGTGCCCGCCCGGGCGCGGCAGTTCTTCTCGAACTGTCCGGACGGCATGTCGCTGCTGTCCTTGTCGGAACCGACCAAGGTGGCGGGCGTGGCCGGCAACGCGCTGTACGCGGTGGTGCAGTTCGAGTACCAGTCCATGGACCAGGCCGGCAAGGACATGTACGGCCTGCTGCCGTCGCAGATCGCGGTACTGACGCTGTCGCAGGACCCCAACACGGGCAAGCTCAGCCTGGTTAAGTACCACACCGTGGACACGTCGTCGGTGCATGGCCTGTGGATCACCTGTGGCGCGAGCCTCTCGCCCTGGAACACCCACCTGTCCAGCGAAGAGTACGAGCCCGACGCCACCACGGCCAAGGCCTCGTCCTCATTCAAGACCTACAGCCAGAATCTCTACGGCGATCCGGCCAAGGCCAATCCCTACCACTACGGCCACATGCCCGAAGTCACCGTCAATCCGGACGGCACCGGCACCATCAAGAAGCACTATTGCATGGGCCGCATCTCGCATGAACTGGTCCAGGTCATGCCGGACCAGCGCACCGCGCTGATGGGCGACGACGCCACCAACGGCGGTTTGTTCATGTTCGTGGCCGACCGCAAGGCCGATCTGTCGGCCGGCACGCTGTACGTGGCCAAATGGAACCAGACTTCGGGCGCGGGCCCCGGCGCTGGCACGCTGAGCTGGATCAAGCTGGGCCATGCGACCAGCGCCGACGTGCAGGCGCTGGCCGACCAGTTGAGCGCCGCCGACATCATGGACGTGCGCACCGCCGACCCGCTGGATGCCGCCTTCACCAAGATCCGCTATTCCGGCAAGGACAACTGGGTCAAGCTGCAGCCTGGCCGCAACGTGGCCGCGGCCTTTCTGGAAACCCACCGCTACGCTGCCATGGTGGGCGGCACGCTGGCCTTCTCCAAGATGGAAGGCACCACCGTCAACGCCAAGGACAAGATCGCCTACAGCGCGATGTCGCGCGTGGACAGCTCGATGACCGACGGCCTGTCGCCTGGCTTCAAGGTCGAAGGCCCGGCGGCCGGCGCGGTCTACCAGCTGCACATGAAGGAAGGCCAGGTCGACACCGACGGCAAGACCATCGACAGCGCCTGGGTGCCGGTGGACATGGCCGCGGTGCCGGAACTGATAGGCGAAGTGCTGGCCGCGCGCGACGCGCTGGGCAACACCCACGCCGCTGGCAAGATCTCCAACCCCGACAACCTCAAGTTCTCGGAGAAGCTGCGCACGCTGTTCGTGGGCGAGGACAGCGGCGGCCACGTCAACAACTTCCTGTGGGCCTACAACGTCGACACCAAACAGTTGTCGCGCCTGCTGTCCTGCCCGGTGGCCGCCGAATCCACCGGCCTGCAGGCCGTGGACGAGATCAACGGCTGGACCTACATCACCAGCAACTTCCAACACGCGGCCGATTGGGGCAGCGTGCACTCGGTGGTGCGGCCCACGCTGGAGCCCCTGGTCAAGGCCAACTACAAGGACGGCTTCGGCGCGTCGGTGGGCTATTTGACCGGCGTCAAGATTGGCGCCTAG
- a CDS encoding alkaline phosphatase family protein, with amino-acid sequence MQALNWRRWCAALLATSALAGCGGSDDDDDAEQPTQPPVTQPDPTPADKVLFIGVDGLTYDAMRRGVADKFLPNIAQLNATRAWTGGVTDAPTQQPTLLAPGWATLLTGQWADQHGVRYSVQGETLQSPTLFQRVKQARPEARTAAAFNSTVVAGLIAGQRDAGYLQSLTDCAGADDCVAAQARDRITEGYDVVVAQFGAPEGVASENGFGSAYDSAIRQTDAAIGVLAKQIADRKAQHPGEKWLVILASSHGLGKTGASDGRPLSSNKTILLAANQPALLGGSADDASFDGLWDNNWYAFPSAADVAPTVLDHLKALPAAAKYDMAGTSLAGKLALRHTAARTSTDNKSVTLSWVRVGEPAGDIVVSRDGVEIARVPGTAAEYVDRGFKFDTEGVHTLNYSVAVGSAVSAARTTVAYTKPLPLLATLRTGLTMLFPFEGNMTDIAAGGGAITPFDGTQAPAYAEAGVFGKMFKNDRGAAALGGFKLDYPAGMLDAAQAFTIGFWYQSDGTANDRSILGNKDYNSGGNPGITIAQWAGPVLYFNLAGGGSRVDINNVKFTPNKPVYVAMTVNKTAKTLTASVYDSELGFSQRTIGTGSVDLSKIAGVYGPHLGLNEDGRGTYGVCCAGTKGPYTMYFDDLAYWSRALTEAEVKSLALSGKSVSELFP; translated from the coding sequence ATGCAAGCATTGAATTGGAGAAGATGGTGCGCGGCCTTGCTGGCGACCAGCGCCCTGGCGGGCTGCGGCGGCAGCGACGATGACGACGACGCCGAACAGCCGACCCAGCCGCCGGTGACCCAGCCGGACCCGACGCCCGCCGACAAGGTGCTGTTCATCGGCGTCGACGGCCTGACCTATGACGCGATGCGCCGCGGCGTGGCAGACAAGTTCCTGCCGAACATCGCGCAGCTCAACGCCACGCGCGCCTGGACCGGCGGCGTGACGGATGCGCCCACGCAGCAGCCCACGCTGTTGGCGCCGGGCTGGGCGACGCTGTTGACGGGGCAATGGGCCGATCAGCACGGCGTGCGCTACAGCGTGCAGGGCGAAACGCTGCAATCGCCGACCCTGTTCCAGCGCGTCAAGCAGGCGCGTCCCGAAGCGCGCACTGCCGCCGCCTTCAATTCGACCGTGGTGGCCGGACTGATCGCCGGCCAGCGCGATGCGGGCTATCTGCAGTCGCTGACCGACTGCGCCGGCGCGGACGATTGCGTCGCAGCCCAGGCGCGCGACCGCATCACCGAAGGCTATGACGTGGTGGTGGCGCAGTTCGGCGCGCCGGAGGGTGTTGCTTCGGAGAACGGCTTCGGCTCGGCCTATGACAGCGCGATCCGCCAGACCGACGCCGCCATCGGCGTGCTGGCCAAGCAGATCGCCGACCGCAAGGCGCAGCATCCCGGCGAGAAGTGGCTGGTGATCTTGGCTTCCAGCCACGGCCTGGGCAAGACCGGCGCCAGCGACGGCCGTCCCCTGTCCTCGAACAAGACCATCCTGCTGGCCGCCAACCAGCCGGCACTGTTGGGCGGCAGCGCCGACGACGCCTCCTTCGACGGTTTGTGGGACAACAACTGGTACGCGTTTCCCAGCGCGGCCGACGTCGCGCCGACGGTGCTGGACCACCTGAAAGCCCTGCCTGCCGCCGCCAAGTACGACATGGCGGGCACCTCGCTTGCCGGCAAGCTGGCGTTGCGCCACACCGCGGCCCGCACCTCGACCGACAACAAGAGCGTGACGCTGAGCTGGGTGCGCGTGGGCGAACCCGCCGGCGACATCGTGGTCAGCCGCGACGGCGTGGAGATCGCGCGTGTGCCCGGCACGGCCGCCGAGTACGTGGACCGGGGCTTCAAGTTCGACACCGAGGGCGTGCATACGCTGAACTACAGCGTGGCGGTCGGCAGCGCGGTCAGCGCCGCGCGCACCACCGTGGCGTACACCAAGCCGCTGCCGCTGCTGGCTACGCTGCGCACCGGCCTGACGATGCTGTTCCCCTTCGAAGGCAATATGACCGATATCGCCGCGGGCGGCGGGGCCATCACGCCGTTCGACGGCACCCAGGCGCCGGCCTACGCCGAGGCGGGCGTGTTCGGCAAGATGTTCAAGAACGACCGTGGCGCGGCTGCCCTGGGTGGCTTCAAGCTGGACTATCCGGCAGGCATGCTGGACGCGGCCCAAGCCTTCACCATCGGCTTCTGGTACCAGTCCGACGGCACTGCCAATGACCGCTCCATTCTGGGCAACAAGGACTACAACTCTGGCGGCAACCCCGGCATCACCATCGCGCAATGGGCCGGTCCAGTGCTGTATTTCAACCTGGCTGGCGGCGGCTCGCGGGTCGACATCAACAACGTCAAGTTCACCCCGAATAAGCCGGTCTACGTCGCGATGACCGTGAACAAGACGGCCAAGACCCTGACGGCCTCCGTCTACGACAGCGAGCTGGGCTTCTCGCAGCGCACCATCGGCACGGGCTCGGTCGACCTGAGCAAGATCGCCGGCGTCTATGGACCACACCTGGGCCTGAACGAAGACGGACGCGGCACCTATGGCGTCTGCTGCGCCGGCACCAAGGGCCCGTACACGATGTATTTCGACGACCTGGCCTATTGGTCGCGCGCGCTCACCGAAGCCGAGGTGAAGTCGCTGGCCCTGTCCGGCAAGTCCGTTTCCGAACTGTTTCCCTGA
- a CDS encoding phosphocholine-specific phospholipase C, with amino-acid sequence MTFDKDQVHAGKRRFLRNAAASTAGLTALSMFPPAIRRALAIPANNRTGTINDVEHVVILMQENRSFDMYFGTFKGVRGFGDRITIPLPEKRSVWEQSNGTRVVMPYHLDSTQGNAQRVAGTPHDYVDAQMAWDGGRMDHWPRYKQNQSMGYYRKKEVEFQFALAEAFTLCDAYHCSTHGGTNTNRLFHWTGTNDPLALGNGPSTRNQWDSLGASSTGWTWKTYPERLQEAGVSWKVYQNLPENFGDNPLAGFKQYRRANELAGNSANGAPYPAWTPSMDAANPLYKGTANTMPDGGFLKALREDAVNGKLPQVSWIVAPATYSEHPGPSSPIQGAWYIQETLDALTANPEVWSKTVLLINFDENDGYFDHLPPPAAPSLNPDGSMAGASTVNTDLERHTHASAQDAADDRVYGPGPRVPMYVVSPWSRGGWVNSQAFDHTSVLRFLEARFGVAEDNISPWRRAVLGDMTSAFNFATPNSEKLPDLNLLTRAGSDSERSAQEALKAVPLPDPSAQAKPVQEQGVRYSRALPYELHTSGRAQPDTGAMRLVFSNTGKQAAVFHVYDRLHLERLPRRYTVEPDKQLEGSWDTAADGGKYDLWVLGPNGYHRHFAGDLTLARSSALAPEIRVCYEIAKGDVYVSFINGGKNPCTFEVAPNAYYANHERWKFTVPAGAQVEQHWALQGSQGWYDFTVRLAEDPAYLRRFAGRVETGRASVTDPAMGL; translated from the coding sequence GTGACGTTCGATAAAGACCAGGTCCACGCCGGCAAGCGCCGCTTCTTGCGCAACGCAGCCGCCTCGACCGCGGGCCTGACCGCGCTGTCGATGTTCCCGCCGGCGATCCGCCGCGCGCTGGCCATCCCCGCCAACAACCGCACCGGCACCATCAACGACGTCGAGCACGTGGTCATCCTGATGCAGGAAAACCGCTCCTTCGACATGTACTTCGGCACGTTCAAGGGCGTGCGCGGCTTCGGCGACCGCATCACCATCCCGCTGCCCGAAAAGCGCTCGGTCTGGGAACAGAGCAACGGCACCCGCGTGGTGATGCCGTATCACCTGGACAGCACCCAGGGCAACGCCCAACGCGTGGCCGGCACGCCGCACGACTACGTGGACGCGCAGATGGCCTGGGACGGCGGCCGCATGGACCACTGGCCACGCTACAAGCAGAACCAGTCCATGGGCTACTACCGCAAGAAGGAGGTGGAGTTCCAGTTCGCGCTGGCCGAAGCCTTCACGCTGTGCGACGCCTACCACTGCTCAACGCATGGCGGCACCAATACCAACCGCCTGTTCCACTGGACCGGCACCAATGATCCGCTGGCTTTGGGCAACGGCCCCTCGACCCGCAACCAATGGGACAGCCTGGGCGCCTCGTCCACCGGCTGGACCTGGAAGACCTATCCCGAGCGCCTGCAGGAAGCCGGCGTCAGCTGGAAGGTCTATCAGAACCTGCCCGAGAACTTCGGCGACAACCCGCTGGCAGGCTTCAAGCAGTACCGCCGCGCCAACGAGCTGGCCGGCAACAGCGCCAACGGCGCGCCGTATCCGGCCTGGACGCCCTCCATGGACGCCGCCAACCCGCTCTACAAGGGCACGGCCAACACCATGCCCGACGGCGGCTTCCTGAAGGCGCTGCGCGAGGACGCGGTCAACGGCAAGCTGCCGCAGGTGTCGTGGATCGTGGCTCCGGCCACGTACTCCGAGCACCCCGGCCCGTCCAGCCCGATCCAGGGTGCCTGGTACATCCAGGAAACGCTGGACGCGCTGACCGCCAATCCCGAGGTCTGGAGCAAGACCGTGCTGCTCATCAACTTCGACGAGAACGACGGCTACTTCGACCATCTGCCGCCGCCCGCCGCGCCCTCGTTGAACCCGGACGGCTCGATGGCTGGCGCCTCCACCGTCAACACGGACCTGGAGCGCCACACGCATGCCTCGGCCCAGGACGCCGCCGACGACCGCGTCTACGGCCCCGGCCCGCGCGTGCCGATGTACGTGGTGTCGCCGTGGAGCCGCGGCGGCTGGGTCAATTCCCAGGCCTTCGACCACACCTCGGTGCTGCGCTTCCTGGAGGCCCGCTTCGGCGTGGCCGAGGACAACATCAGCCCGTGGCGCCGCGCCGTGCTGGGCGACATGACCTCGGCTTTCAACTTCGCCACGCCCAACAGCGAAAAGCTGCCCGACCTGAACCTGTTGACCCGCGCGGGTTCGGACAGCGAGCGCAGCGCGCAGGAAGCGCTGAAGGCCGTGCCGCTGCCCGACCCCAGCGCCCAGGCCAAGCCGGTGCAGGAGCAGGGCGTGCGCTACTCCCGCGCCTTGCCCTACGAACTGCACACCAGCGGCCGCGCCCAGCCCGACACGGGCGCCATGCGCCTGGTGTTCTCCAACACGGGCAAGCAGGCGGCGGTGTTCCACGTCTATGACCGCCTGCACCTGGAGCGCCTGCCGCGCCGCTACACGGTGGAGCCGGACAAGCAGCTCGAAGGCAGCTGGGACACGGCGGCCGACGGCGGCAAGTACGACCTGTGGGTGCTGGGCCCCAACGGCTATCACCGCCATTTCGCTGGCGACCTGACCCTGGCCCGCAGTTCGGCGCTGGCGCCCGAGATCCGCGTCTGCTACGAAATCGCCAAGGGCGATGTCTACGTCAGCTTCATCAATGGCGGCAAGAATCCCTGCACCTTCGAAGTTGCGCCCAACGCCTACTACGCCAACCACGAGCGCTGGAAGTTCACGGTGCCCGCGGGCGCTCAGGTCGAACAGCACTGGGCGCTGCAAGGCAGCCAGGGCTGGTACGACTTCACCGTGCGCCTGGCCGAAGACCCGGCCTATCTGCGCCGCTTTGCCGGCCGCGTCGAAACCGGCCGTGCCTCGGTGACGGACCCGGCGATGGGGCTGTAG
- a CDS encoding general secretion pathway protein GspC yields MLLSLRPNLPAAFRVLAVLALAAGLGAWASILLAPKAGALPPAVSAAAPRAADNTPVALWFGRDEAMRTQITVLGVIASGADGAAVLSIDGGPPLAWRAGGEVAPGIVLREVAADAVTVEQAGRASRLPAPAALPAPAGISREK; encoded by the coding sequence ATGCTCCTGTCCCTGCGCCCGAACCTGCCCGCCGCGTTCCGCGTTCTTGCCGTGCTGGCCCTGGCCGCAGGCCTGGGCGCATGGGCGTCGATCCTGCTTGCGCCCAAGGCTGGCGCCTTGCCTCCCGCGGTATCGGCAGCCGCGCCGCGCGCCGCCGACAACACGCCGGTGGCGCTGTGGTTCGGCCGGGACGAGGCCATGCGCACGCAGATCACCGTGCTGGGCGTGATCGCCTCGGGCGCCGACGGCGCCGCCGTGCTCAGCATCGACGGCGGCCCGCCGTTGGCCTGGCGCGCGGGCGGCGAAGTGGCCCCCGGCATCGTGCTGCGCGAAGTCGCCGCGGACGCCGTGACGGTGGAACAGGCTGGGCGCGCCAGCCGCCTGCCTGCCCCGGCCGCCCTGCCCGCGCCCGCTGGCATATCGCGCGAAAAGTAG
- the gspI gene encoding type II secretion system minor pseudopilin GspI, with protein sequence MKFNEPPRPPDRQRGFTLIEVLVALAIIAVAMGAALRATGVMAENNRALQDKTLALLAAQNALAQLRLEQALPRAGTRSTPCPQGGRALQCEMEFTNSMNRSFRQVSVKVRDAGAAQPATILLQLDGLLSSLR encoded by the coding sequence ATGAAATTCAATGAACCGCCCCGCCCGCCCGACCGGCAGCGCGGGTTCACGCTGATCGAGGTGCTGGTGGCCCTGGCCATCATCGCCGTCGCCATGGGCGCCGCCCTGCGCGCAACCGGCGTCATGGCGGAGAACAACCGCGCCCTGCAGGACAAGACGCTGGCGCTGCTGGCCGCGCAGAACGCACTGGCCCAGCTGCGGCTGGAACAGGCCCTGCCGCGCGCCGGCACGCGCAGCACGCCCTGTCCGCAAGGCGGCCGCGCCCTGCAATGCGAAATGGAGTTTACGAATTCGATGAACCGCAGCTTCCGCCAGGTATCGGTCAAGGTGCGCGACGCGGGCGCGGCGCAGCCGGCTACCATCCTGCTACAACTGGACGGCCTGCTGTCCAGCCTGCGATAG
- the gspH gene encoding type II secretion system minor pseudopilin GspH, whose amino-acid sequence MPTSAPGNSERGFTLVEVLVVLVIVAIAASMVSLSVGRGENRLRGDAQRLADAFTVAQSEARSDGRPIRWLASGQGWSFERQGRLPGLSAEDDRPLPPDRLERDEVLRPQSWSVAPVALRLDPDRPLVFNTEWVAAPITLTLSAGDARVTLLRDAAGRYEIQ is encoded by the coding sequence ATGCCGACATCGGCTCCTGGGAACTCTGAGCGCGGCTTCACGCTGGTGGAAGTCCTGGTGGTGCTGGTGATCGTGGCGATCGCGGCCAGCATGGTGAGCCTGTCCGTGGGCCGCGGCGAGAACCGTCTGCGCGGCGATGCCCAGCGCCTGGCCGACGCCTTCACCGTGGCTCAGAGCGAGGCCCGCAGCGACGGCCGTCCCATCCGCTGGCTGGCCAGCGGCCAGGGCTGGTCGTTCGAACGCCAGGGACGGCTGCCAGGCCTGAGCGCCGAGGACGACAGGCCGCTGCCGCCGGACCGGCTGGAACGCGACGAGGTGCTGCGCCCGCAATCCTGGTCGGTGGCGCCGGTGGCGCTGCGGCTCGATCCGGACCGGCCGCTGGTGTTCAACACGGAATGGGTCGCCGCGCCCATCACCCTGACGCTGAGCGCGGGCGATGCCCGCGTCACGCTGCTGCGCGACGCCGCAGGCCGCTATGAAATTCAATGA
- the ggt gene encoding gamma-glutamyltransferase: MKSFDWGNPYPSVRIPLFARNVVSTSHPLAAQAGLRMLLKGGNAVDAAIAAAATIVLVEPVSCGLGGDCFAIVWDGKELHGLNSSGVAPAAWSTEYFKRKHGVGADGLAIQPKRGWDAVTVPGVVAGWSALHEKLGKLPFEQLFEPAIEIAERGYAVPPVVAHKWAAAAEELKSQPGYAQAFLPEGRAPKVGEHFRFPDAANTLRRIAASKGRDFYEGELAERIAAFSQECGGAMTLEDLRNYRPEWVKPISKSYRGYELHEIPPNGQGIAALIALGIVERFDMADIPVDSVQSQHIQIEAMKLAFADLYKYVADPRSMQVTPEQMLSDAYLDSRAKLIRLDRATHFEAGRPHAGGTIYLTAADENGMMISFIQSNYMGFGSGVVVPGTGISMQNRGVGFSMDPKSANVVEGGKRPFHTIIPGFLTRGGKPVMSFGVMGGDMQPQGHMQTVVRMLDYHQNPQAACCAPRWKVNRDFTLDIETNMKASTIAGLKDLGHALKSVDDPYMDFGAGQFIWRMSENDNELGYVAASDSRRDGQAVGF, translated from the coding sequence ATGAAATCCTTCGACTGGGGCAACCCCTATCCTTCCGTCCGCATTCCGCTGTTCGCCCGCAATGTGGTGTCCACGTCGCATCCGCTGGCGGCGCAGGCTGGGTTGCGCATGTTGCTCAAGGGCGGCAACGCCGTGGACGCCGCCATCGCCGCGGCCGCCACCATCGTCCTGGTCGAACCCGTGTCCTGCGGCCTGGGCGGCGACTGTTTCGCCATCGTCTGGGACGGCAAGGAACTGCATGGCCTGAACTCCTCGGGCGTGGCCCCCGCGGCCTGGAGCACCGAATACTTCAAGCGCAAGCACGGCGTGGGCGCCGACGGCCTGGCGATCCAGCCCAAGCGCGGCTGGGACGCGGTGACGGTGCCAGGCGTGGTGGCCGGCTGGTCCGCGCTGCATGAAAAACTGGGCAAGCTGCCGTTCGAGCAGCTGTTCGAGCCCGCCATCGAAATCGCCGAGCGCGGCTACGCCGTGCCGCCGGTGGTGGCGCACAAATGGGCCGCCGCGGCCGAGGAACTGAAATCGCAGCCGGGTTACGCCCAGGCCTTCCTGCCCGAGGGCCGCGCGCCCAAGGTCGGCGAACACTTCCGCTTCCCGGACGCCGCCAATACGCTGCGCCGCATCGCCGCCTCCAAGGGTCGCGACTTCTATGAAGGCGAACTCGCCGAACGCATCGCTGCCTTCAGCCAGGAATGCGGCGGCGCCATGACCCTGGAAGACCTGCGCAACTACCGTCCGGAATGGGTCAAGCCCATTTCCAAGTCCTATCGCGGCTACGAGCTGCACGAGATCCCGCCCAACGGGCAGGGCATTGCCGCGCTGATCGCGCTGGGCATCGTCGAACGCTTCGACATGGCCGACATCCCGGTGGACTCGGTGCAGTCGCAGCACATCCAGATCGAAGCCATGAAGCTGGCCTTCGCCGACCTGTACAAGTATGTGGCCGATCCGCGCTCCATGCAGGTGACGCCGGAGCAGATGCTGTCCGACGCCTACCTGGACAGCCGCGCCAAGCTCATCCGCCTGGACCGCGCCACCCATTTCGAGGCGGGCCGTCCGCACGCCGGCGGCACCATCTACCTGACCGCCGCCGATGAGAACGGCATGATGATCTCGTTCATCCAGTCCAACTACATGGGCTTCGGTTCGGGCGTGGTGGTGCCGGGCACCGGCATCAGCATGCAGAACCGCGGCGTGGGCTTCTCGATGGATCCGAAGTCGGCCAACGTGGTCGAAGGCGGCAAGCGTCCGTTCCACACCATCATCCCCGGCTTCCTGACCCGCGGCGGCAAGCCGGTCATGAGCTTTGGCGTGATGGGCGGCGACATGCAGCCGCAAGGCCACATGCAGACCGTGGTGCGCATGCTGGACTATCACCAGAACCCGCAGGCTGCCTGCTGCGCCCCGCGCTGGAAGGTCAACCGCGATTTCACGCTGGACATCGAGACCAATATGAAGGCTTCCACCATTGCGGGCCTGAAAGACCTCGGGCATGCTCTGAAGTCGGTCGATGATCCGTACATGGATTTCGGCGCGGGCCAGTTCATCTGGCGCATGTCCGAAAACGACAACGAGCTTGGCTATGTCGCCGCCAGCGACAGCCGGCGCGATGGTCAGGCGGTCGGCTTCTAA
- a CDS encoding LysR family transcriptional regulator has protein sequence MSTIRFLRTFLAVAHHGSFSEAAEQVALTQAAVSFQMRSLETELGRELFDRSGRLAILNAAGRELLPEIKHLLDLYDRMRKPRTAPGELAGSVAVGSIVSCMGTLSKVVSGMKKQHPKLDVRILSGKASELAGKVEDGELDAAFLVEAGRKMASTRWTALYEEQLVVIAPRSAPGQDARQVLAQNPFLRFDRTQRTGLQIDRLLRRLGAPLNEFLELNAIETLVELVRQEVGVTLLPLINGSNWQHSPELRILTLPQDLGPMTRAIGMLERREHARQGITAAICESCAQAFRAREPQTAA, from the coding sequence ATGAGTACCATCCGTTTTCTGCGCACTTTCCTGGCGGTCGCGCACCATGGTTCCTTCTCCGAAGCGGCCGAACAGGTGGCGCTGACGCAGGCCGCAGTCAGCTTCCAGATGCGCTCCCTGGAAACGGAACTGGGACGCGAGCTCTTCGACCGCAGCGGCCGCCTTGCCATCCTGAACGCCGCCGGCCGGGAATTGCTGCCGGAAATCAAGCACTTGCTGGATCTTTACGACCGCATGCGGAAGCCGCGCACCGCGCCCGGCGAGCTGGCCGGATCGGTCGCCGTGGGCAGTATCGTGTCGTGCATGGGCACCCTGTCCAAGGTCGTGTCCGGCATGAAAAAGCAGCACCCCAAGCTGGACGTGCGCATCCTGTCGGGCAAGGCCAGCGAGCTGGCGGGCAAGGTCGAGGACGGCGAGCTGGACGCGGCCTTCCTGGTGGAGGCCGGGCGCAAGATGGCCAGCACGCGCTGGACCGCGCTATATGAAGAGCAGCTGGTGGTGATCGCGCCGCGCTCGGCGCCTGGGCAAGACGCGCGCCAGGTGCTGGCGCAGAACCCCTTCCTGCGCTTTGACCGCACCCAGCGCACCGGCCTGCAGATAGACCGGCTGCTGCGGCGCCTGGGGGCGCCGCTGAACGAATTCCTGGAACTCAACGCCATCGAGACGCTGGTCGAGCTGGTGCGCCAGGAGGTCGGCGTGACGCTGCTGCCGCTGATCAACGGCTCCAATTGGCAGCACAGCCCGGAACTGCGGATCCTGACGCTGCCGCAGGACCTGGGGCCGATGACGCGCGCCATCGGCATGCTGGAGCGGCGCGAGCATGCACGCCAGGGCATCACGGCGGCGATCTGCGAGTCCTGCGCCCAGGCTTTCCGGGCGCGCGAACCGCAGACCGCCGCCTGA
- the gspG gene encoding type II secretion system major pseudopilin GspG gives MRQLPRGLARQQGFTLIEIMVVIVIMGILAALIVPRVLDRPDQARQVAARQDIAGIMQALKLYRLDNGRYPSTAQGLRALVQKPEGVNNWRGYLDKLPNDPWGHPYQYLSPGVKGDIDVFSFGADNKPGGESGDADIGSWEL, from the coding sequence GTGCGTCAGTTACCGCGCGGGCTTGCCCGCCAGCAAGGTTTCACCCTCATCGAGATCATGGTGGTGATAGTGATCATGGGGATACTTGCGGCGCTGATCGTTCCCCGCGTGCTGGACCGTCCCGACCAGGCCCGCCAGGTCGCCGCGCGCCAGGACATCGCCGGCATCATGCAGGCCTTGAAGCTGTATCGGCTGGACAACGGCCGCTACCCCAGCACCGCGCAGGGCTTGCGCGCGCTGGTGCAGAAGCCCGAGGGCGTGAACAACTGGCGCGGCTACCTGGACAAGCTGCCCAACGATCCCTGGGGCCACCCCTATCAATACCTGAGCCCCGGCGTCAAAGGCGATATCGACGTGTTCTCGTTCGGCGCCGACAACAAGCCCGGCGGAGAAAGCGGCGATGCCGACATCGGCTCCTGGGAACTCTGA